The following proteins are encoded in a genomic region of Streptomyces gobiensis:
- a CDS encoding SDR family oxidoreductase, with amino-acid sequence MTPEINKPLNGTPKTAVVTGAGSGIGRSVALALAEAGWAVALAGRRESALAETAGLAAPEGPVAVIPTDVTDPTSVTTLFNTTQEHFGRIDLLFNNAGVFGPAVPLEELAYDDWRSVVDTNLTGAFLCAQAAFQAMKTQSPQGGRIINNGSISAHTPRPHSIAYTATKHAVTGLTKSLSLDGRAYGIACGQIDIGNAATELTARMQAGILQANGTTAVEPVMDAMDVARTVVHMASLPLEANIQFATVMATAMPYIGRG; translated from the coding sequence AAATCAACAAACCATTGAACGGCACGCCGAAGACCGCCGTCGTGACCGGTGCGGGCTCGGGCATCGGCCGCTCCGTGGCACTGGCGCTGGCCGAGGCGGGCTGGGCGGTGGCGCTGGCGGGGCGGCGTGAGTCAGCGCTGGCGGAGACGGCCGGTCTGGCGGCGCCCGAAGGACCGGTCGCGGTCATCCCCACCGATGTCACCGACCCCACCTCCGTCACCACGCTCTTCAACACGACACAAGAACACTTCGGCCGGATCGACCTGCTCTTTAACAACGCGGGCGTATTCGGGCCAGCCGTACCACTGGAAGAGCTGGCCTATGACGACTGGCGCTCCGTCGTCGACACCAATCTGACCGGGGCCTTTCTCTGTGCTCAGGCCGCCTTCCAGGCCATGAAGACACAGTCCCCGCAGGGTGGCCGGATCATCAACAATGGCTCGATCTCCGCTCACACCCCACGCCCGCATTCCATCGCCTACACCGCCACCAAGCACGCCGTGACCGGTCTGACCAAATCGCTCTCCCTGGACGGCCGCGCCTACGGCATCGCCTGCGGACAGATCGACATCGGCAACGCGGCGACCGAGCTCACCGCCCGTATGCAGGCGGGAATTCTTCAGGCGAACGGCACCACGGCGGTCGAGCCGGTGATGGACGCGATGGATGTCGCGCGGACAGTGGTGCATATGGCTTCGCTGCCGCTGGAAGCGAACATCCAGTTCGCCACGGTAATGGCAACCGCGATGCCGTATATCGGACGCGGCTGA